Proteins from a genomic interval of Longimicrobiales bacterium:
- a CDS encoding glycosyltransferase family 2 protein: MTAQPFDDSTRRSSPDPRSLRLSVIVPVYNEARTVAALIERVRDVDLNVEIVCVDDASTDGSRDVLQRLKEQGRIDRLAFQDRNRGKGAAVRRGIQEATGDVIVIQDADLEYDPEDLVDLMMPIVEDRADAVFGSRFLGGAHRVLYFWHRLGNGLLTLLSNMMTDLNLTDMETCYKMVRADLMKSLPLKTDRFGIEPEITARLAQARARIYEVPITYHGRTYAEGKKIGWKDGVAAFWHIFRANVVGPKAGVYRAGVGGSQQSQPVNSAEGSLLQ, translated from the coding sequence ATGACAGCACAACCATTCGACGATAGCACTCGCCGTTCTTCGCCCGATCCACGTTCGCTGCGGTTGAGCGTCATCGTCCCGGTCTACAACGAGGCCCGCACCGTTGCGGCGCTGATCGAGCGGGTTCGCGATGTCGACCTGAACGTGGAGATCGTCTGCGTCGATGATGCATCGACCGACGGCAGTCGCGACGTGCTCCAGCGACTGAAGGAGCAGGGGCGAATCGACCGGCTGGCGTTCCAGGACCGGAACCGCGGCAAGGGGGCCGCCGTGCGACGCGGCATCCAGGAGGCGACGGGCGACGTGATCGTCATCCAGGACGCGGACCTGGAGTACGACCCGGAGGACCTGGTCGACCTGATGATGCCGATCGTGGAGGATCGCGCCGACGCCGTGTTCGGATCGAGATTTCTCGGCGGGGCGCATCGCGTACTCTATTTCTGGCATCGCCTCGGCAACGGTCTGCTCACGCTGCTGTCGAACATGATGACGGACCTGAACCTCACGGACATGGAGACGTGCTACAAGATGGTCCGGGCCGACCTGATGAAGAGCCTGCCGCTGAAGACGGACCGGTTCGGCATCGAGCCGGAGATCACGGCCCGGCTCGCGCAGGCGCGGGCGCGCATCTACGAGGTTCCGATCACGTACCATGGCCGGACGTACGCCGAGGGGAAGAAGATCGGGTGGAAGGATGGGGTGGCGGCGTTCTGGCACATCTTCAGGGCGAATGTGGTGGGGCCGAAGGCGGGGGTGTATCGGGCGGGGGTGGGCGGTTCACAGCAGTCTCAACCCGTGAATTCGGCCGAAGGGTCTCTGCTGCAGTGA